The Bifidobacterium coryneforme genome segment CTGGATCAACACCCTGGACGAGGGTCTGGATACCCAAATCGGGGAGGGAAACCGCGGTATCAGCGGGGGGCAGGCCCAGCGCATCGCCCTGGCGAGGGTGCTCCTGGACAAGAACCGTGAGATTCTCATCTTCGACGAGCCCACCGCCCACCTTGACATCGAGACCGAATACGAGCTGAAGAAGACCCTCCTGCCCATCATGGAGGGGCACCTGGTCATCTTTGCCACCCACCGTCTGCATTGGCTGGCGGAGGCGGATCAGGTCATCATGCTGGACGGTGGCCGGGTCGTGGCCCAGGGAAGCCCTGAGGAGTTGATAGGGAAGGGCGGCCCTCTGGATGCCCTGATCAATGAGATGGGAGGTAACCAGATTGCCGACTACCAGCAGGACTGAAACCGGTCAGGGGACACCGGCAGAGTCCGGCCGTCGCACGAACTACCTCAGCATCTGGCATAAGGATCACTGGTTCTGGCCCTACCTGCGCCAGAACAAGGGTCTGCTCGCACTGATCTTCTTCCTGGGCACGCTCACCTTCGTCTGCGCCGCCGGGCTCATGTTCACGTCCGGCTTCCTGATCAGCAGGTCGGCCCGCCACCCCTACAACATCTTTGCGGTATATGTGCCGGTGGTTCTGACCAGGGCCTTCGGCATCGGTCGCCCGACCTTCAAGTATCTTGAACGGATCAAGAGCCACGACTGGGTTCTCAGGGTGGTCTCCAAGCTGCGTGTCCAGCTCTACAGGACCCTATCCAAGGATGCGGCCTTTCTGAACGAGCACGAACGGACAGGCACCGTCCTGAGCATGCTCTCCGACGATCTGGACCATCTGGAGAACTTCTACCTGCGTACCATCTTCCCGACGGTTGTGGCCTATCTGATGTGGCTGGTCGTGACCATAGCGGTGGGTGTCTTCTCCTGGGTGACCTCCCTGCTGCTTTTCCTCCTTTTCGCCCTGATCCTGGTCCTGGTTCCCCTCGTTTCCCTGGCATACTCCGACAGTCGGTACGCCGAGGAGAAGTCCAGACAGCAGGACCAGTACACCAAGGTGACCGAAAGCTACATGGGTCTGGGCGACTGGGTCATCACCCACCGTCAAAGGCAGTTCGTGGATACGGCCGCCGATGACTTCCAGGACATCGCCCGTGACAGGCATGACCAGAAGCGCTTCGAGCGGTGGCGGAACCTCTGCATCCAGATGATCTTCGCCGTCATGGTGGTCGCCCTCATCATCGGAGCCGACCTCCTCATGACCGGATCGACCTCACTGGCGGACTTTGCCGCCGCTGTGGTTCTCTCGGTCTTCCCCCTGGTCGACTGCTTCATCGTGGTCTCGCAGGCGGTGGCCGAGGTCCCGCTGTATACGGATTCCCTGAACCACCTCAATGACCTGACCGACCGTGTGGAATCACGACGGCAGGTCGAAGTGGACC includes the following:
- the cydC gene encoding thiol reductant ABC exporter subunit CydC: MRWEVTRLPTTSRTETGQGTPAESGRRTNYLSIWHKDHWFWPYLRQNKGLLALIFFLGTLTFVCAAGLMFTSGFLISRSARHPYNIFAVYVPVVLTRAFGIGRPTFKYLERIKSHDWVLRVVSKLRVQLYRTLSKDAAFLNEHERTGTVLSMLSDDLDHLENFYLRTIFPTVVAYLMWLVVTIAVGVFSWVTSLLLFLLFALILVLVPLVSLAYSDSRYAEEKSRQQDQYTKVTESYMGLGDWVITHRQRQFVDTAADDFQDIARDRHDQKRFERWRNLCIQMIFAVMVVALIIGADLLMTGSTSLADFAAAVVLSVFPLVDCFIVVSQAVAEVPLYTDSLNHLNDLTDRVESRRQVEVDQSGLDGPVRTIDFEHVSFSYGPDDPLLLDDFSLHIEAGQRVALLGPSGEGKTTVLQLLLGDLQPSKGRILINGTPVAALQDQRPELFGYLNQQAFLFNTTIASNVRLGAPEATDDQVRQALKAVQLDQYAESLPEGINTPVDEAGNRLSGGQRQRLALARIVLKRTPIILLDEPTIGLDPITERDLMEMIFQVSLGRTLFWVTHHLQGLEDADKVIFLEDGHIAMQGSPVDLYRTNPRFRELYRMDVGDVGRAVS